A window from Flavobacterium gyeonganense encodes these proteins:
- a CDS encoding bifunctional 4-hydroxy-2-oxoglutarate aldolase/2-dehydro-3-deoxy-phosphogluconate aldolase, whose protein sequence is MAKYSRIEVAQTMKDNGMVPLFFHSDIEISKKVLKACYDGGSRLMEFTSRGDFAFEVFGALNKYALAELPGMMLGVGSVTDAAAASLYMQLGANFIVTPVFREDIAIACNRRKVLWSPGCGTLSEIARAEELGCEVVKLFPADTYGPEFIKAIKGPCPWTTIMPTGGVYPTVESLSSWLNAGATCVGLGSQLISKDLLDKQDFDGLKNKVSDVLNIIKDIRKK, encoded by the coding sequence ATGGCAAAGTATTCAAGAATTGAAGTAGCTCAGACGATGAAAGACAACGGGATGGTTCCATTGTTTTTTCATTCGGATATTGAAATCAGTAAAAAAGTATTAAAAGCCTGTTACGATGGAGGATCCAGACTAATGGAATTTACCAGCAGAGGAGATTTTGCTTTTGAAGTTTTTGGAGCATTAAATAAATATGCATTGGCCGAATTGCCTGGAATGATGCTAGGTGTTGGTTCTGTTACTGATGCAGCAGCAGCTTCATTATATATGCAGCTTGGTGCAAATTTTATTGTAACTCCGGTATTTAGAGAAGATATTGCAATAGCATGTAACCGTAGAAAAGTTTTATGGTCTCCCGGCTGTGGAACGCTTTCTGAAATTGCAAGAGCAGAAGAATTAGGCTGTGAAGTCGTAAAGTTATTTCCTGCAGATACTTACGGACCAGAATTTATTAAAGCAATAAAAGGGCCATGTCCATGGACTACAATTATGCCTACAGGAGGCGTTTATCCAACTGTAGAAAGTTTGTCTTCATGGCTGAATGCTGGTGCTACATGTGTTGGTCTTGGCTCACAATTAATATCAAAAGATTTGTTGGATAAACAGGATTTTGATGGATTGAAAAATAAAGTAAGTGATGTTTTAAACATCATAAAAGATATTAGAAAAAAATAA
- a CDS encoding sugar kinase — MSKVVAFGEIMLRFSTERHLRFSQAKAFTASYGGGEFNVCVSLANYGINAEFVTRLPENEIGYCAVQEMRKMNVESKSIVYGGERLGTYYLETGAGTRGSNVVYDRAHSSMATIKKGDIDWKKVLEGATWFHFSGISAAISQSAAEACLEAVQIAHELGLTISCDLNYRSKLWQYGKTPSEVMPELLKYSHVILGDIDTAYFMLGIPKVNPDYQDEKSLPALYSKLYELCPNLKTVATTLRYSVSASHQRIGGVLFDGKTIFNAAVQEVTPVIDRVGSGDAFMGGLIYGLVEYKEDKQKALDFAVAACCLKHTIAGDYNLVTLKEVENMAGGNSAGLVSR, encoded by the coding sequence ATGAGTAAAGTAGTTGCATTCGGCGAAATAATGTTGCGTTTTTCTACAGAAAGACATTTGCGTTTTTCTCAGGCTAAAGCGTTTACAGCTTCTTATGGCGGAGGTGAATTTAACGTTTGTGTTTCTTTAGCGAATTACGGTATTAATGCTGAGTTTGTTACCAGATTGCCTGAAAACGAAATTGGTTACTGTGCTGTGCAGGAGATGCGTAAAATGAATGTTGAGTCTAAAAGTATTGTTTACGGCGGAGAACGTTTAGGAACGTATTATTTAGAAACAGGAGCAGGAACCAGAGGAAGCAATGTGGTGTACGACCGCGCGCATAGCTCGATGGCAACGATTAAAAAAGGGGACATTGACTGGAAAAAAGTACTTGAAGGAGCAACCTGGTTTCACTTTAGCGGAATCTCGGCTGCTATTTCTCAAAGTGCTGCAGAAGCTTGTCTGGAAGCAGTTCAGATAGCGCATGAATTAGGATTGACCATTTCATGTGATTTGAATTACAGATCAAAATTATGGCAATATGGCAAAACACCAAGCGAGGTTATGCCTGAGTTATTAAAATACAGTCACGTTATTTTAGGAGACATTGATACAGCTTATTTTATGTTGGGAATACCTAAAGTAAACCCGGATTATCAAGACGAAAAATCATTACCGGCTTTATATTCTAAGTTATATGAGCTTTGTCCGAACTTAAAAACAGTGGCAACTACATTACGTTATTCCGTTAGTGCTTCTCATCAAAGAATCGGAGGTGTTTTATTTGATGGGAAAACCATTTTTAATGCTGCTGTACAGGAAGTAACTCCTGTAATTGACAGGGTAGGTAGTGGCGACGCCTTTATGGGAGGATTAATCTACGGATTAGTTGAATACAAAGAGGATAAACAAAAGGCATTAGATTTTGCAGTAGCTGCTTGTTGCTTGAAACATACAATTGCCGGAGATTACAATTTAGTTACATTAAAAGAAGTTGAAAACATGGCAGGAGGAAACTCTGCCGGATTAGTATCAAGATAA
- the uxaC gene encoding glucuronate isomerase, with protein sequence MSSNKTFINDNFLLENKYAEELYHNYSKNQPIIDYHNHLNPQFIAEDKIFDNITNVWINGDHYKWRAMRTLGINEQFVTGNGSDKDKFLNWAKTVPYTMRNPLYHWTHLELARYFDIYDLLNEKSAERIYEEASAKVNSAEYSTRNLLKKVNAELVCTTEDPIDTLEFHQKLNSNPFETKMSTAFRPDKAILISNDGYNAYLDTLGDVSGVAISTYADLLSALRKRIDFFNANGCKLSDHGLDQIYFENFTESEVNAIFKKKRENQTITPEEALKFQSAVLLFLSETYHELGWVQQFHLGALRNNNARMHRILGPDTGWDSIGDYPQAQKLSAFLNALDSKDKLTKTIIYNLNPADNEVMATMIGNFNDGSVRGKVQFGSGWWFLDQKDGMTKQLNALSNMGLISCFVGMLTDSRSFLSFPRHEYFRRILCNLLGDEIQRGELPADMEWIGKMVSDISYNNAKEYFKF encoded by the coding sequence ATGAGTTCTAATAAAACATTCATAAACGATAATTTTTTACTTGAAAATAAATACGCTGAGGAGTTATACCATAACTATTCGAAAAATCAGCCTATTATTGATTATCACAATCACTTAAATCCACAGTTTATTGCAGAAGATAAAATTTTTGACAATATCACAAATGTGTGGATAAACGGAGATCACTACAAATGGCGTGCAATGCGTACATTAGGAATTAACGAGCAGTTTGTTACAGGTAATGGTTCTGATAAAGATAAATTCTTAAACTGGGCAAAAACAGTTCCGTATACAATGCGTAATCCTTTGTATCATTGGACTCACTTAGAATTGGCACGTTATTTTGATATTTACGATTTGCTGAATGAAAAATCTGCTGAAAGAATATATGAGGAAGCTTCGGCAAAAGTAAACTCGGCAGAATACAGTACACGCAATTTGCTTAAAAAAGTAAATGCTGAACTAGTTTGTACTACAGAAGATCCTATTGATACTTTAGAGTTTCACCAAAAATTAAACAGTAATCCTTTTGAAACTAAAATGAGCACGGCTTTTAGGCCTGATAAAGCTATTTTGATTTCAAATGACGGTTACAATGCTTATCTGGACACATTGGGGGATGTGTCCGGAGTAGCAATCAGTACTTACGCTGATTTACTTTCAGCACTAAGAAAAAGAATTGATTTCTTTAATGCAAACGGATGTAAGTTAAGTGATCATGGTTTAGATCAGATTTATTTCGAAAACTTTACTGAATCTGAAGTAAATGCAATCTTCAAAAAGAAAAGAGAAAATCAAACGATTACTCCTGAAGAAGCATTGAAATTCCAGAGTGCAGTATTATTGTTTTTATCTGAAACATACCATGAATTGGGATGGGTTCAGCAATTTCACTTAGGAGCTTTACGTAACAATAATGCGCGTATGCACAGAATTTTAGGACCTGACACAGGATGGGATTCTATCGGGGATTATCCTCAGGCTCAAAAATTATCTGCTTTTTTAAATGCTTTAGATAGTAAAGATAAATTAACAAAAACAATTATTTATAACCTAAACCCTGCTGATAACGAGGTAATGGCTACCATGATTGGTAACTTTAATGACGGAAGCGTTAGAGGAAAAGTGCAGTTTGGTTCAGGATGGTGGTTTTTGGATCAGAAAGACGGAATGACAAAACAATTAAATGCCCTTTCAAACATGGGATTAATTAGCTGTTTTGTTGGAATGCTGACCGACTCCAGAAGTTTCTTGTCTTTCCCAAGACACGAATATTTCAGACGTATTCTTTGTAATCTTCTTGGAGATGAAATTCAGAGAGGTGAACTTCCTGCTGATATGGAATGGATCGGGAAAATGGTTTCTGATATTTCGTATAACAATGCAAAAGAATATTTTAAATTTTAA
- a CDS encoding gluconate 5-dehydrogenase, with amino-acid sequence MTNLFDIKGKVALITGSTHGLGMAMAKGLGQAGATIVVNGNSSQEKIDNAVAELKSEGINAVGYKFNVTEEKEVSAAVAKIESEVGSIDILINNAGIIKRIPLLEMEVADFREVVDIDLVSPFIVSKHVAKGMIERRQGKIINICSMMSELGRNTVSAYAAAKGGLKMLTKNMATEWAKYNVQINGIGPGYFATEQTKPIRVDGHPFNDFIISRTPAAKWGDPSDLAGAAIFLSSKASDFVNGHILYVDGGILATIGKPSNEE; translated from the coding sequence ATGACAAACTTATTTGATATAAAAGGAAAAGTTGCTTTAATCACAGGAAGTACTCACGGACTGGGAATGGCAATGGCAAAAGGATTAGGTCAGGCAGGCGCAACGATTGTCGTTAACGGAAACTCTTCTCAGGAAAAAATTGATAATGCTGTAGCAGAATTAAAAAGTGAAGGAATTAATGCTGTTGGTTACAAATTCAATGTAACAGAAGAAAAAGAAGTTAGTGCTGCTGTAGCGAAAATTGAAAGCGAAGTAGGATCAATCGATATTTTAATCAATAACGCCGGAATCATTAAAAGAATTCCTCTATTGGAAATGGAAGTTGCTGATTTCAGAGAGGTTGTTGATATTGATTTAGTTAGCCCGTTTATTGTTTCTAAGCATGTTGCTAAAGGAATGATCGAAAGAAGACAAGGGAAAATCATCAACATTTGCTCTATGATGAGTGAATTGGGTAGAAATACGGTTTCTGCCTACGCTGCCGCAAAAGGAGGTTTGAAAATGCTGACCAAAAATATGGCAACAGAATGGGCAAAATATAATGTTCAGATAAACGGAATCGGACCTGGTTATTTTGCAACTGAGCAAACTAAGCCAATCCGAGTTGACGGACATCCTTTTAACGATTTTATCATTAGCAGAACTCCTGCTGCAAAATGGGGAGATCCAAGTGATTTAGCTGGAGCTGCAATATTCTTGTCATCAAAAGCCAGTGATTTTGTTAACGGTCACATTTTATATGTTGATGGCGGAATCCTTGCAACAATTGGAAAACCATCTAACGAAGAATAA
- the kduI gene encoding 5-dehydro-4-deoxy-D-glucuronate isomerase: MTKYSSRYASSPEAVKKYDTQQLRNEFLINDLMQEDEVVFVYSHYDRYITGSAVPVKGNLVLETIDPLKAPYFLERRELGIINVGGSGSVVVEGTSYELGFKDALYIGAGNKDVVFKSDDSSNPAKFYLNSAPAHTTYPTKKVSLAEANKLQLGTMETANHRTVNQMIIGSVVTTCQLQMGMTELKPGSVWNTMPAHVHDRRMEVYFYLDIPENQAVCHFMGQPQETRHIWMNNHQAVISPPWSIHSGSGTSNYTFIWGMAGENLDYGDMDVCKITDLR, encoded by the coding sequence ATGACAAAATATAGTTCAAGATACGCATCAAGCCCTGAGGCTGTAAAAAAATATGATACCCAGCAATTGAGAAATGAGTTTCTGATTAATGATTTGATGCAGGAAGATGAAGTAGTATTCGTTTATTCTCATTATGACAGATATATAACCGGTTCAGCAGTTCCGGTAAAAGGAAATTTAGTTTTGGAAACTATTGATCCGCTTAAAGCACCTTATTTTTTGGAGAGAAGAGAGTTGGGTATTATTAATGTAGGAGGAAGTGGTTCTGTTGTTGTGGAAGGAACATCTTATGAGTTAGGTTTTAAAGATGCTTTGTATATCGGTGCTGGAAATAAAGACGTTGTTTTTAAAAGCGACGACAGCAGTAATCCAGCTAAATTTTATTTAAACTCTGCACCAGCACACACCACTTATCCAACTAAAAAAGTAAGTTTAGCTGAAGCTAATAAACTACAGTTGGGAACAATGGAAACGGCTAATCACCGAACTGTAAACCAAATGATTATTGGTAGTGTTGTCACAACTTGCCAATTACAAATGGGTATGACAGAATTAAAACCTGGGAGTGTTTGGAATACCATGCCGGCACACGTTCACGATCGTCGTATGGAAGTGTATTTTTATTTAGATATCCCGGAAAACCAGGCCGTATGCCATTTTATGGGACAGCCTCAGGAAACAAGACATATCTGGATGAATAATCATCAGGCAGTAATTTCTCCGCCATGGTCTATTCACTCCGGTTCAGGAACGAGCAATTACACTTTTATCTGGGGAATGGCAGGTGAGAATTTAGATTACGGAGATATGGATGTTTGTAAAATCACAGATTTAAGATAA
- a CDS encoding MFS transporter, whose translation MNQTNAAIGKYRWTICSLVFFATTVNYLDRNVISYLRPFLAEAFHWTPEQEVIDYSNIELAFKIAYALGMLIAGGIIDKLGTKLGYAIATGLWSLAAVGHAFATGTGGFLIARVFLGVTEAGNFPAAIKATAEWFPQKERALATGIFNSGSNIGAIIVPLSVPFIAENYGWQWAFIATGVIGFIWLALWFVLYEVPQKQKRLSQAELEYITADKTELIEEKDTEKVSWLKLLGFRQTWAFAIGKLLTDPVWWFYLFWLPDFLMKQYKLSATEIIWPCALVYVIGSVGSIFGGWLPLKLIEKNWPAYKARKTSMLLYAFAVLPVLFSQYLGTINMWWAILVIGLAVSAHQAWSANIFTTVSDMFPKKATASVTGIGGMFGALGGILLTVLVQKNMFVYYTKIGKIETGYFIMFCICGAAYLSAWLIMHILVPKMKKVEV comes from the coding sequence ATGAACCAAACCAATGCCGCGATAGGAAAGTATCGCTGGACTATCTGTAGCTTAGTTTTCTTTGCTACTACCGTAAATTATTTAGATCGAAATGTAATTAGTTATCTACGGCCTTTTCTTGCAGAAGCCTTTCACTGGACCCCGGAGCAGGAAGTAATTGATTACTCTAATATAGAATTGGCTTTTAAAATTGCCTATGCACTTGGAATGCTGATTGCAGGAGGAATTATTGATAAATTAGGTACAAAATTAGGTTATGCAATAGCAACCGGTTTATGGAGTTTGGCAGCTGTTGGGCATGCATTTGCTACCGGGACAGGAGGTTTTTTAATAGCACGTGTGTTTTTAGGTGTGACGGAGGCAGGTAATTTTCCTGCAGCGATAAAAGCTACAGCAGAATGGTTTCCACAAAAAGAGCGTGCTTTGGCAACGGGTATCTTCAATTCAGGAAGTAATATTGGTGCCATAATTGTTCCTTTATCTGTTCCTTTTATAGCAGAAAATTATGGTTGGCAATGGGCATTTATTGCTACAGGTGTTATAGGATTTATATGGTTGGCATTATGGTTCGTTTTATATGAAGTGCCTCAAAAACAAAAGCGTTTATCTCAGGCAGAATTAGAATATATTACTGCTGATAAAACTGAGTTAATTGAAGAAAAAGATACAGAGAAAGTTTCGTGGTTGAAATTGTTGGGTTTTCGTCAAACATGGGCTTTTGCAATTGGAAAATTGTTGACAGATCCCGTTTGGTGGTTTTATTTGTTCTGGTTGCCTGATTTCCTGATGAAGCAATATAAACTTTCAGCTACAGAAATTATCTGGCCCTGCGCTTTAGTATATGTGATAGGAAGTGTTGGAAGTATTTTTGGCGGCTGGCTTCCATTAAAATTAATTGAGAAAAACTGGCCGGCATATAAAGCACGAAAAACAAGTATGCTGCTTTATGCTTTTGCTGTTTTACCCGTATTGTTCTCTCAATATTTAGGAACAATAAATATGTGGTGGGCAATTTTAGTAATAGGTTTGGCGGTTTCTGCGCATCAGGCGTGGAGTGCAAATATATTTACAACTGTGTCTGATATGTTTCCTAAAAAAGCAACTGCTTCTGTAACAGGAATAGGAGGAATGTTTGGAGCACTTGGAGGAATTTTACTAACGGTTTTAGTACAAAAAAATATGTTTGTTTATTATACTAAAATTGGAAAAATTGAAACAGGATATTTTATAATGTTTTGTATTTGTGGAGCAGCATATCTTTCAGCATGGTTAATTATGCATATCTTAGTTCCGAAAATGAAAAAAGTAGAAGTGTGA
- a CDS encoding alpha/beta hydrolase — protein MKTSKKNKSEKILLLCYLTFGMMLNLHAQNKILPLWKSIPDEIMAPDYKEKEVVKEGKIQRTSLVTSPTLSIFIPKQIKPNQTAVLIFPGGGYAHLSMEKEGTNVAEWLNSLGIVAFVVKYRLPSDLIMKNKSIGSLQDAQEAIRFVRFNAAKWNIDPNKIGTIGFSAGGHLASTLATHFDNKVYESKFNMSARPDFSILVYPVISMDSNITHKGSQTNLLGKEPSQILIDNFSNDKKVTSQTPPTFLVHASDDSAVLPENSINYYLALKKNNVSAELHIYEKGGHGFGLGAQDTSLYWINDCKEWLNANHYIF, from the coding sequence TTGAAAACATCAAAAAAAAATAAGTCAGAAAAAATACTTTTACTATGTTATTTAACATTTGGAATGATGTTGAATTTACATGCTCAAAATAAAATTTTGCCACTCTGGAAATCTATTCCAGATGAAATAATGGCTCCTGACTATAAAGAAAAAGAAGTTGTAAAAGAAGGTAAAATTCAACGTACAAGTTTAGTCACATCCCCAACATTGAGTATTTTCATTCCGAAACAAATAAAACCTAATCAAACTGCAGTCCTTATTTTTCCGGGTGGAGGGTATGCGCATTTGTCAATGGAAAAAGAAGGAACGAATGTAGCAGAATGGTTAAATAGCTTAGGTATTGTTGCTTTTGTTGTAAAATATCGCTTACCAAGCGATCTAATCATGAAAAACAAATCTATCGGATCTCTACAGGATGCCCAGGAGGCCATTCGTTTTGTTCGGTTTAATGCTGCAAAATGGAATATTGATCCGAATAAAATTGGTACGATAGGTTTTTCAGCAGGTGGTCATTTAGCATCGACACTGGCAACACATTTTGATAATAAAGTATATGAATCGAAATTTAACATGAGTGCCCGACCAGACTTTTCAATATTAGTTTACCCAGTAATCTCAATGGATAGCAATATAACGCACAAAGGCTCGCAAACAAATTTGCTGGGAAAAGAGCCTTCCCAAATTCTTATTGATAATTTTTCGAATGACAAAAAAGTTACATCACAAACTCCTCCAACATTTTTAGTGCATGCCTCAGATGATAGCGCTGTTTTACCTGAAAACAGTATTAATTATTATCTGGCTTTAAAAAAGAATAACGTTTCAGCCGAATTACACATTTACGAAAAAGGCGGTCACGGTTTTGGTTTGGGAGCACAAGATACAAGTCTTTACTGGATCAATGACTGTAAAGAGTGGCTTAATGCAAATCACTATATTTTTTAA
- a CDS encoding ArsR/SmtB family transcription factor: MEQVEIFKALSNKSRLQMLEWLKEPELNFPDQITAGFEHGVCVGQIQAKAGLTQSTVSEYLSILQRAGFIESTRVGQWTYYKRNESAFEALSKLIQSNL, encoded by the coding sequence ATGGAACAAGTAGAAATTTTTAAGGCATTGTCTAACAAATCCAGATTACAAATGCTGGAATGGCTAAAAGAACCAGAACTCAACTTCCCGGATCAAATCACTGCAGGATTTGAACATGGCGTTTGTGTTGGTCAGATACAAGCCAAGGCAGGTCTTACTCAATCTACCGTTTCAGAATATTTGTCGATTTTACAACGCGCAGGTTTTATAGAATCTACGCGCGTTGGACAGTGGACATACTACAAACGCAACGAAAGTGCCTTTGAAGCACTCAGTAAATTAATTCAATCTAATTTGTAA
- a CDS encoding NADH:flavin oxidoreductase produces MSTNSLFSPFHLKTLHLKNRIVMAPMTRSFSPNGTPTEQVASYYQKRAEGEVGLILSEGTVIDRPSSSNDANVPHFYGDEALKGWKKVIDEVHAAGGQMGPQIWHMGIMDNHHSGWVPPVPFEGPSGFNRPDFRNGIAMSEKDIENTILAFGKAAADAKKLGFDTIEIHGAHGYLIDQFFRAETNLRTDIYGGKTLPERNRFAVEVIKEIRKQVGEDFALIMRFSQFKPSDYNYKLAKNPQELEAWLTPLVNAGVDILHCSQRRFWEPEFEDSDLNFAGWAKKVTGAPTITVGSIGLSSDFFGAFAGESSEPTSLEELNRRFDRGDFDLAAVGRPLLSDPNWVAKIKAGKTDQLKGFSKEALAELVLE; encoded by the coding sequence ATGAGTACAAACAGTCTGTTTTCTCCATTCCACCTGAAAACACTACATCTTAAAAACAGAATTGTGATGGCGCCAATGACGCGATCATTTTCTCCAAACGGAACTCCAACCGAACAAGTTGCTTCATACTATCAAAAAAGAGCAGAAGGCGAAGTTGGACTTATATTATCTGAAGGAACTGTTATTGACAGACCTTCATCGTCAAACGATGCAAACGTACCGCATTTTTATGGAGATGAGGCTTTAAAAGGATGGAAAAAAGTCATCGATGAAGTTCATGCTGCCGGAGGTCAGATGGGACCGCAAATCTGGCATATGGGAATCATGGATAACCACCACTCCGGATGGGTTCCTCCTGTTCCTTTTGAAGGACCGTCAGGATTCAATCGCCCTGATTTCAGAAATGGTATTGCTATGTCTGAAAAAGATATTGAAAATACCATCTTAGCTTTCGGAAAAGCTGCTGCCGATGCCAAAAAGTTAGGTTTTGACACTATCGAAATTCACGGTGCGCATGGATATTTGATTGATCAGTTTTTTAGAGCTGAAACCAATTTACGTACCGACATTTATGGCGGAAAAACGTTGCCCGAACGTAATCGTTTTGCTGTTGAAGTTATCAAAGAAATCAGAAAACAAGTTGGCGAAGATTTTGCTTTAATTATGCGATTCTCCCAATTCAAACCTTCTGACTATAATTATAAACTTGCTAAGAATCCACAGGAATTAGAGGCTTGGCTTACCCCACTTGTTAATGCCGGAGTAGATATTTTACATTGTTCGCAAAGAAGATTCTGGGAACCTGAATTTGAAGATTCTGACCTGAACTTTGCCGGCTGGGCTAAAAAAGTAACCGGAGCACCAACTATTACTGTAGGTTCTATCGGATTATCAAGTGATTTCTTTGGTGCTTTTGCAGGAGAAAGTTCTGAGCCCACTTCTTTGGAAGAACTAAACAGACGTTTCGACAGAGGCGATTTTGATTTGGCTGCGGTTGGAAGGCCATTATTATCTGACCCAAATTGGGTTGCTAAAATTAAAGCAGGAAAAACGGATCAATTAAAAGGTTTCAGTAAAGAAGCTTTAGCGGAATTGGTTTTAGAATAA
- a CDS encoding acyltransferase family protein, which translates to MTEIKPKKHYEILDGLRGVAAILVVAFHVFEAFAGGNRFKQIINHGYLAVDFFFLLSGFVVAYAYDDRWGKMTQWEFYKRRLIRLQPMVIMGMIIGALFYYFQASDKLFPMIAGMEVWKVILTMIVGFTLLPIPPSMEIRGWGEMHPLDGPAWSLFFEYIANILYALFFRKFSNKVLGVFVLIFASLLINYTVFGPKGDVIGGWSLNLEQMNIGFTRLLYPFFAGILLSRLGKLIHIKGAFWVCSLLISIVLIVPRIGDENSLWMNGLYESFCIILIFPLIVSIGAGGEIKNPFSLKICKWLGDISYPIYITHYPLIYWFTAWVVDNKISLEDGYLVGIGVLVASIVLAYLCLKLYDEPVRNWLQNKFQKRKVVVTE; encoded by the coding sequence ATGACCGAAATTAAACCCAAAAAACATTATGAAATTTTAGACGGATTACGTGGGGTAGCAGCGATTTTAGTAGTTGCTTTTCATGTTTTTGAAGCCTTTGCCGGAGGAAACCGTTTTAAACAAATTATCAATCATGGTTATCTGGCCGTAGATTTCTTTTTTCTTTTATCAGGATTTGTTGTGGCCTACGCATATGATGACCGTTGGGGAAAAATGACGCAATGGGAATTTTACAAACGACGTTTAATCCGTTTACAGCCCATGGTAATTATGGGAATGATTATTGGGGCCCTATTTTACTATTTTCAGGCTTCTGATAAATTATTTCCTATGATTGCTGGAATGGAAGTGTGGAAGGTAATTTTAACTATGATTGTTGGCTTCACATTGCTTCCAATACCGCCATCAATGGAGATTAGAGGCTGGGGTGAAATGCATCCGCTTGACGGACCTGCATGGTCGCTTTTTTTCGAATATATAGCGAATATTTTGTATGCTTTGTTCTTTCGTAAATTCTCAAATAAAGTACTCGGAGTTTTTGTTTTGATATTTGCAAGCTTACTGATTAATTATACTGTTTTTGGACCAAAAGGAGATGTTATCGGAGGATGGTCTCTTAATCTGGAACAAATGAATATTGGATTTACACGTTTACTGTATCCTTTCTTTGCCGGAATTTTACTTTCCCGATTAGGAAAATTAATTCATATAAAAGGCGCTTTTTGGGTATGCAGTTTATTGATATCAATTGTGCTGATAGTGCCAAGAATTGGAGATGAAAATAGTTTGTGGATGAACGGTTTGTATGAATCGTTTTGCATTATTCTGATATTTCCGTTGATAGTATCAATTGGCGCAGGAGGAGAAATAAAAAATCCGTTCTCACTTAAAATATGTAAATGGCTGGGCGATATTTCCTACCCAATTTACATTACGCATTATCCGCTGATTTATTGGTTTACGGCGTGGGTTGTAGATAATAAAATTTCTTTGGAAGATGGATATTTAGTTGGAATTGGAGTTTTAGTTGCCAGTATTGTACTCGCTTATTTGTGTTTGAAATTGTACGATGAACCGGTTCGTAATTGGTTGCAGAATAAATTTCAAAAACGAAAAGTTGTTGTTACGGAATAA
- a CDS encoding DUF1349 domain-containing protein: MKRIVLFATVFFLIQNLSAQSLNKMQWFNEPEKWEIKNNSLIMNVTAGSDYWRISHYGFTVDDAPFYYATYGGEFEAKVKLTGNYIARFDQMGLMIRIDEKNYIKTGVEFVDGKFNISTVVTHDKSDWSVTTLDKAPPFIWIKVVRRLDAVEIFFSYDDKNYILTRNAPLQDNTPVMVGLMAASPDGKGFEAKFENFKVTHLPDQRRLEWLKNHQD, from the coding sequence ATGAAACGAATAGTTTTGTTTGCAACAGTATTCTTTTTAATACAAAACCTTTCGGCGCAAAGCCTGAACAAAATGCAATGGTTTAATGAACCTGAAAAATGGGAAATTAAAAACAATTCCTTAATCATGAACGTGACCGCTGGTAGTGATTACTGGCGTATTTCGCATTACGGTTTTACGGTTGATGATGCGCCTTTTTATTATGCAACTTATGGTGGTGAATTTGAAGCGAAAGTAAAATTGACCGGAAATTATATTGCACGTTTTGACCAGATGGGACTGATGATTCGAATAGACGAAAAAAATTATATTAAAACAGGAGTAGAATTTGTTGATGGAAAATTCAATATAAGCACAGTTGTGACACACGATAAGAGTGACTGGAGCGTAACCACTTTAGACAAAGCCCCGCCATTTATCTGGATAAAAGTGGTGAGAAGATTAGATGCAGTTGAAATATTCTTTTCTTATGATGATAAAAACTATATTCTGACCCGTAATGCACCTTTACAGGATAATACTCCGGTAATGGTAGGTTTGATGGCTGCTTCGCCTGATGGGAAAGGATTTGAAGCCAAATTTGAGAATTTCAAAGTAACACATTTACCGGATCAGCGCAGATTAGAATGGCTTAAGAATCATCAGGATTAG